The DNA region TAAACGCGCCTCTCGCTGCGACAGGCGACAGGGACGAGTACAATGCAGGATAAAGGTGAGCGAATAACGAGTCAAAATGTATACATTAAATTAAGTAGTGTGAAGTAATATAACAATTAAAGTATAGTCAAAGAGTTTGGTATTGTGTTGCACATAAATATTGCAAAATCACACACCATAAAAGAAACCATGACTCTTCGACTATGCAGATTCGGTgacaaaaaccataaaaaactgATGAACAAACTATTCATAAAACTGTAGAATTTCCGGTTTATCGGCAGAATACCTATTCATATTCATTTTCGAACAAAtagcattcaaattcaaattttgttcaCGATATTGTGGCGGACGCTTGTCATTCgtttattcaaaaattgacaATTTGTACAGGATCCATTAACACTAGCGGACCTGTGATAAAATTCTAGTTCGACTCGCTCTGTACCGGCAAAGAGTAACCAGAGTTACTCTTCGGTACCGTAGTTCTATTTTCTATGGTTAGagcacctaacctaacctaacctaacttcagAGATTTCAAATCAATCAATGCAATGTTTGAAATTGgtaattcaatttaaattttattaATGTTTAATAAATTAAACATTCTTTCGTAGGCGCATTGGTTACTGTTGCTTTGTTGTGGGGATGTACAAATCCGATTTTGAAGCGGAATTCTACAAAGATAGTAGAAATTAAGTCGACttcaaaaattcagaaattctaCTTGGAAGTTAAATATCTATTCACTAATCTTGATGTAATGGTAATGAATACGTTTCATGCTTTGTATAAATTCTCTTCTGGTTTCAGTATATGATACCATTCATTGTGAATCAATTGGGGTCTGTGATATATTTTATAGCTttacaaaatattgatatatcaCTTGCTCTACCTGTTTCTAATTCATTGACATTCGTCTTTACTGCAATAATGGGTTGGATATTAGGAGAGGACCTACCTAAGAGAAGTGAGTAGAAGCCCTATcgatttgaattttatattatcAACTGTGTGATTCTGATTATTCTcatcatatattttagaatttatTCATTTCCTAACGTTATCTTAACTGCTTATGCTACTTCTCGTTTTGTTTTATGACAAATTTTTGTCATTGGAAGTGCAAATTTTGGATCAAACTTTCAGATTCTAGAAATAAGTACCGAATATTGAATTCTTTGCTCCAATTCacaaaatttctttttgatattttagatGTAAGTCTGGGTATTCTGCTGATATTCATTGGTACTGCTTTATGTTCTTATGCTAAACAGCCATATAGTAACTAAAGGATAATAAGgaagaaaaaaaacatttttggattcatGATATTGACTATTTGGATACGATACAAAGAAGTTGTGATAAATATATATTAAATATTTTAAAACTATCTATACAATACACTATGACTTGTAACACATTACTTGATACAATTTAAATACTTTAcattaaataaaaatatcagttttttctatttgtgttgTAAATAAATTCATATCTCCAAATTCTACTTAACATGTTTTAAGCTATGATGAAACTTCCAAAAAATCTTGGCTTTTAAAACTGGGAAGTTGGTGAGCATTTAGGATGGTGATATTAAAATAACTAAGTCTAAATTGGTCCTATAAATGTACTATTATATAAGGTCAGTTGTTGGACGTTTTTCTGCAGATTGAAAGTCGAATTGATTTATATTCTTTTAATACCAGATAATTTCAATATTCTCAAGTATGTTATGTTTCGGAGGTTTTCTCTAGGACCCTGGTTCTGGTTCATTCATAATACTTGATcatgatttgtagaaattttgatTTGGCGCTCTTCACAATCGTAAAAGCTTTGATAACTTGCTTTCGAAAGAGAAAATACTCGACAATATCTTATCATTACTAAGATAATTTGGAATTAATAATCAATACTCCAGAAAAGACAAAGTGATAGCTCTAAGATGACTAGCaataaatattcgaaatatCAACTTAATAAGGCCTTTAATGAAGTTTAACTGAAACCACCTCACGGTTTTCTATTTTCACCCAAATCCTCGTGTTTTTCGGGCTTCGTTTCTATCTGAGTAGCGAGTTCTTCGACCCTCTTCTTTATTTGTTGTATTTCTGAAGCAAGCTTTGACAATTTGATGGAATCGTTGATGGTGGAGTTGGATATTGTGACTAGTGGGTCCAGGGATTCTTGCAGAGGGAGAGGTTTTGATAATTGGATGGTCTTTGGCGAAGTTGCAGTAAGGGTGGCAGTCGTTTCTGGGATGTAACCTAGGAAGCCGTTGGGTTTGCTGGTGACGGGCTGTTCGCTCAAAGGGGGACAATGGGAGATTCCGTATATCCGGGTGTGGTTGATCTCCATGTAGGCGGATATCTCGGGTAATGCGGCGTCGCAAAGAATTGGATTGTCTGAAAAAAATCAGATGTTCTCAGTTAAAGTAAGGTGAATCGGAAACTGAGTTTTTTTAGGATTAAATTGTAGTGGATATTCCAGAGAAAACTTAGTTTTTGCACTCGATTCAGTATTGCTATACATACCACGTGGAAAGACAGAcaaacaaaatatggtcctcatgacaatTAATGCCTTGATTAAGAAAAATCATGGGGAACCTATTGCTTGTCATCATGAACATTTACGTAGACGCATAACTTAatacatacagtccctggccatattattagacgcattgattcgatgcaaaatctcaatattgaattattaaattgaatgtatatgttacatatacttcatctgtaaatggttttcacatataatatatcatattcaataaaaaatattgatttattgataattaaacatgaaattctaatattttgctgagccaccctgtgtagctatgagagcttcatactatcaatgcagaattgttcggtttgctgcattcgaagataatgatttcatatgtggattatcgaaataacgtccgaacctgcagaatgcaagacgtccacaggaagacatagtactgattcatacttaagtactaatactacaacatcaaaaataaatgccaaatagaacaatttaatgagagtcgtagatgaaactaacattctgtggaaatgaaattcaaatattctgctttttcctcgagcaataccagtaaatataaaaaaaatcctcagtgcgtctaataaactggccagggactgtacatCAGTACATATGTATAATctgcattgccaaggcttccactctagcacaaaaactggttttcgaaaatctcgattttttgggtcaaaaatgagcaaggggttagacccccctaaaatgacctatttgctactctgtctgaaaatcaggaggttCTATTATTGTCCTAGAATATAGAGTGCATTGTTGTCTtaaggattctagaaaaccaaacaattgatgattcaatagagaattgcaaacaaaaaaaattatttcctcctaaactgggccagatatttgaaatgtcggtatgaaaatataggtttttgaacacgctgaatctactgcgaggtatttcgaaagcctatctcccttcgttcagatgttcatcttgaaaatggcatttttcaaaaattgcaaatttcactcgggaattcgtcaagaccgaacggttgctccgagatggatgaaataatgagatttgttacaagaagagttgttctttcaaaatatgtataacattaGGATTTAGCACAacaactcgatttcgaaaatctcgatttttggggcaaaaatgagcaaggggttagacccccctaaaatgactcatttgctactctgtctgaaaatcaggatgttctattgctGTCCTAGAATATGGAGTGTATTGAAGttgtttgaagattctagaaaaccaaacagttgatgattcaatagagaattgcaaaaaaaaattattttctcctaaactggggcagatatttgaaatgtcggtatgaaaatataggtttttgaacacgctgaatctactgcgaGGTATTTCGAAAACTTATCTCCCTTCTTTCAGacgttcatcttggaaatggcatttttcaaaacttgcaaatttcacttgggaatttgtcaagaccgaacggttgctccgagatggatgaaataatgagatttgttacaagaagagttgttctttcaaaatatgtataacattaGGATTTAGCACAacaactcgatttcgaaaatctcgatttttggggcaaaaatgagcaaggggttagacccccctaaaatgactcatttgctactctgtctgaaaatcaggatattctttTACTGTCCTAGAATATGGATGGCATTGAAGttgtttgaagattctagaaaaccaaacagttgatgattcaatagagaattgcaaacaaaaaaaaattattttcttctaaactgggccagatatttgaaatgtcggtatgaaaatataggtttttgaacacgctgaatctacttCGAGGAATTTCGAAAGCTTATCCTCCTTCGTtcagatgttcatcttggaaatggcatttttcaaaaattgcaaatttcacttgggaattcgtcaagaccgaacggttgcaccgagatggatgaaataatgagatttgttgcaagaagagttgttctttcagaatatgtatgacATAAGGTTTTAGCACAacaactcgatttcgaaaatctcgattttttgggtcaaaaatgagcaaggggttatagacccccctaaaatgacctatttgctactctgtctgaaaatcaggatgttctatgtaTATGGAGCGCAttgaagttgttttgaagattctagaaaaccagtCAGTTGtcgattcaatagagaattgcactccagagaagcTCTTCGAAGGctactcgaaaatgaaaagtggaaaaacaaaaaaaattgttttctcctTAACAATGTCAAACTTTCGTatgtttggtatggaaatataggtttttgaacacgctgaatctattgtgagcaatttcgaaagcctatctcccttcgtttggGTTGTCATCTTggtaatggcatttttcaaaaattgcaaatttcatttgagaattcgtcaagaccgaacggttgcgccgagatggatcaAATCTTGAGATTTATCGCTAGacgaattgctctttcagaatatgtataactttCGGATCCACGATGATTTTCTTGGATAAAACGCGACTCGAAAATTGACCctcaaaaaattcccaaaaagatgcggtcagttgaaacttcctcaagacggaacggttgtgtcgaaatggatgaaattctcagatttattactagaaaagttgctctttcagaatatgtatcacatttagatctacgataattttcctgaaagatacgcgactcgaaagttgaccttcgaaaaattcccaaaaagatgggatcagttaaaacttcctcaagaccgaactgttgtggcgagatggatgaaatcttgaaatttaatactagaagagtttctctttcagaatatgtacagTATTCGGATCCACGATGATTTTCTTGAAAGATACGCTACTCGAAAGTTAACctacgaaaaattcccaaaaagatgggatcagttaaaacttcctcaagaccgaacggttgtatcgagatggatgaaattctcagatttagaagaagagttgcccttttagaatatgtaccacTTTTAAATCTATTATGATTTCTCTGCTAGATACCAcctaactcgaaagttgaaaaatggaaaaattttaaatttagggCTGATAGTAATAGAAGTCCATAGATCTACTTTACAGGCAGATCCATCTTTACGAGCAGAAATCTAGTAGCGATTAGTAATAGAAAAGTCCGTATATCTACTTCTTAGGTCTTTGCGCAAAAAAAAGAAACGAAAATTGGGCAACAGAATATGAAAAAATCACCTTGTAGATAAATCTTCAACGTATCCCAGGTTCCCTCATTGGCCCCATTCCCAAGGGTGCACCTAGTTTTACTGACCAGCTCGCGACCCAAAGCTATGATATTGTTATTGGCCAGATCGGCATGGCAAAGTATAGGCAGACCTTGGAAGTCCTTCTCCAGAATGGTCAGCTGATTATGACTCGCTTTCAGCACTTCCAGCTTGGGCAGGAACGTCTGAAACAACAGCCGCATCGTAAAAAACGCCGTTCGCAATTTGCCAAAAACAGAATCCTCACCCCGCTCATCTCCTCCAACGTCTTCAGGTAATTGTGGGAGAGGTCGAGCAGACTCAGCTTGTCCAACCCCATGAAATCGTCGGGGGAAATTTTCCTCAATTTGTTGAAGCTGAGGTTCAGCCTGATTAGTTCCCTCAGCCCAGACAGACTTCCGTTCAGCGAGTCGATCTCGTTATGGTCCAATTTCAGGTCCGACAATTTTATGTTCCATTCGATTAGATTCTGCGGAAATTTGGCTCGGGTAAAAAGAAAACTTAGCAAATTGCGGCGTAATTGTGTTCATACAGACGGAAAAGGAAAATGAGAATGAAAATATGGCTCATCATGCGAAAAATTACCCGGATcgatatgtatacagggtgggaaaaAGGAAATACCCGATTTTGGGAATTCAAAGAGAGAATAATATGGAAGAACAAACAGTATTTTGAATGTAGGTATCTGTGCATACGaggtgagtctctgactcgtacaaatattttaacagtaggttcttagGGTCaacagaaacatttttttcctataccattttttccgattcggccctgataaaaaaataaagcCATTATGccataatctgacagttttaggaagccaaatcaataaaaattcgccataaaggtcacaaaaatcagtttttttgacttatctccttccctgggcttcaaatccttttcgcattcattataaaagttgtagagcatacctttttctacaaattttgtcccaagcaatttgttctacgttcaaacgttttcgagatatatggcaatcaatgcgaggtgtttagcgatacatgctgaagcgaaaatccactcgttggaaaatagtacattctaaggtcaAGTCACAGATaatactaaaattttcgtgactaatttcgtaattgtcatcatagaaataccttgtcattttgacaattttagattagactgggatactacattgaccttgccctttcgcatgtgtggctaagcttctcgcccttatcgccctctaacgcGAGAATGGTTGagagtatgaaaaattgcttcagacaaaagttgtatagaattttattatctacaactttcataatgaatacaaaaacgattagaggtacgggggggaaatattcgaaaaaaaaggatttttatcatcttcaaagtgtcagattaagaaaccccccctgattagtgtcagattaattggtcgacacgtctacaacacccagattaaccatctgtataaaaatctgacacgctcgagtatgtacaagtaacgatttttttttcacattttcaaaggaccgctgtgaccttgcgtcacgtccaaattgtcagtctcttgaaaagtagcttctattaggcccaattaacatatcctccaaacatttttttcctttttcaactcttccgtacggccagtcccaccgcgcaaactgtcagataagcatgaattcattatcagagacacgtagagcatatacagtatcttaatctgacacactcgagtatgtacacctgacgttttttttttacatctttgagaccctgcagacgctttccccaccgctgaaagggcatacatcatagaacctttttttctaccatctaatcttcgaaatccactaggtctccacgacgctcgagtaaatcccgatatagcatcgtcggctccccaactattagatagtgtccaattTAGTTTAAAGAGTTTGgttcttggaattttttttatatttatggtacgtattgattataatgagaaaactgaaagacgtgggtgatatcttgtgttcgaaaaagattcatccaataaatgaaaaactatatgtcGAAATATACATTTCATTCTATAGAACCGTTTGGGAGATgacttttttttatggttttttagtagtttgtatcttttaaaccgagccgattcggaaaaaatgttaaacgaaaaaagtgtttcttttgatctcaaaaaTCTGCTACTGacatatttgtatgagtcaaagactcactctgtattgaTTAGAAAGAAAAACGAGTATAATTAacaggagtttataccacgggactttctcggcATCTGCATAAGGCGTAAAGGGTGAAAGACTactgccagaacacttgaacgataagtagaagttacgaatcaaagattatagagtaaaaagataggaaacgaagcgactaaagtgatgtgagcgccctCTGTGTTACAAATGTGTTTTCAAGACTgattaaaatatgaattcgagggacattaacagaaatatatgaaatttctgagatttcggatggccattttgatcaaagaggttttgaaccagagacaactctgtctCTGTTTTGAacgttttgattctcgtaccgccttttgtttatcaagctcgttctagttgctgataaTTGAAgtttttcttggtgaaaacctcaaaatatcgtttaaaaattattgtatggtgaagaactgtggatcaaatagaATGAAGTTTaataaggaaaatgggaatgtaagtatcaaaactggtaacatgttactcggtcattcattgattcttattttcagtgctacgaagtggataaaattttcagggcgtaaaggcctgcaaacattactgactacaccatgtgcaagtttattaattcaaaacgttttacacagaaaaaacacctttgacgtacctatagcaAATAACCATATATGtactcttgtgtcctagtcagagctctattcgttgtccataatttcagatttttgtaatttttttatagattgcaaataaaaatttatctcatccaacagcgtatttcattgataccaattgattccaaacaatgttcagatgaaaactaacatcctggtcacacaAAAAAACCATccttgttttgtcgctcaggatgtttgttttctggtctcaacaaggtcaatattgaaattcaatataaggaatataattcgaatttcgcgcccctcaattataaaacagaaataaACTGTtataaaacagtttttctgtattgaaaatacgttttcagcgccatctcattgtcaaatgtgttttcactggccaagatgtagtcggtttttagtactagcgatatgaagGCGTTTCCtttctttctactctataatctttggttacgaatattacaatagtctCCATTCTCgacgaaaagatggcagcacttaacgaacgtcttttttcaatttcaccgggatacgaattgtagccaatggcgagacttttcgagaaatttttcatgtggcaattcatagaagagataatttcacctcgaaAAGTCAatgacatgaatgaatatttaagttctccaatgaaaaaattttt from Coccinella septempunctata chromosome 1, icCocSept1.1, whole genome shotgun sequence includes:
- the LOC123314637 gene encoding transmembrane protein 234 homolog gives rise to the protein MFEIGALVTVALLWGCTNPILKRNSTKIVEIKSTSKIQKFYLEVKYLFTNLDYMIPFIVNQLGSVIYFIALQNIDISLALPVSNSLTFVFTAIMGWILGEDLPKRNVSLGILLIFIGTALCSYAKQPYSN